In a genomic window of Rhododendron vialii isolate Sample 1 chromosome 12a, ASM3025357v1:
- the LOC131310098 gene encoding uncharacterized protein LOC131310098, with protein MGNCQAVDAAALVIQHPSGRIERMYWSISANEVMKMNPGHYVSIIIPLPNNNSGEDNSDEKKTVRFTRVKLLRPTDTLVLGRAYRLVTSEEVMKVLKAKKHAKMRKNRSESGGESNTDSEKRSSSCEEEGEESQLLKTTQQSSYLQPATRHERHRQRPAGSTSIARSKSWRPSLQSISEGGS; from the exons atgggaaatTGCCAGGCAGTTGATGCAGCAGCGTTAGTGATACAACATCCGAGTGGGAGGATAGAGAGGATGTACTGGTCGATAAGTGCTAATGAGGTGATGAAGATGAACCCGGGTCACTACGTTTCTATTATCATCCCGCTGCCTAATAACAACTCCGGCGAAGACAATTCCGATGAAAAGAAGACGGTACGGTTCACCCGCGTCAAGCTTCTCCGGCCTACCGACACTCTCGTTCTTGGCCGGGCTTATCGACTCGTCACATCCGAAG AGGTTATGAAGGTGTTGAAAGCAAAGAAGCATGCGAAAATGAGGAAGAACCGATCAGAATCAGGGGGCGAGTCGAACACAGATTCGGAGAAGCGAAGTTCGAGTTGCGAGGAAGAGGGTGAAGAGTCTCAACTGCTTAAAACCACTCAGCAAAGCTCCTATCTCCAACCA GCAACGAGACACGAGAGACATCGACAGAGGCCCGCTGGATCAACAAGTATTGCAAGGTCAAAATCATGGCGCCCTTCCTTACAAAGTATCTCTGAAGGTGGAAGCTAA